The segment TGTCGGGCACGATCTGGGCTTCGTCGGTCGGATTGATGATTCGGCCCGACACCGCGAACAGTTCGTTCCCGCTCGGCTGCAGGCGGCGTTCGGGCTTGCGCGGCACCTCCAGCAGCAGCGGAATTTCCACCTGCGCCGATTTCACGCCCAGCCATGCCGCCGTGCCCGGCGTGCCGAAATATTGCACTGCGCCGAAACCGGCGACCATCAGCAGCCCCGCCCCCGCCGCGGCAAAGGTCCAGCGCCGCGCCGGATTCTTCTTCGGCTTGAAAGGCGGCTGATGCGCATAGGGATCGAAACCCGTTTCTGCGGTGGGCTCGGCCACCGGTTCGGCGGCCAGCGTCGCCGCGCGCGCGGGTTCGGCGGCGGCGGCCGGAATCGGATCGGCGGCGGGCTGTGCCGTTGCTATGGGCGTTTCGGCGGCCGCCTCGGCATCCGGGGCGGGTTCGAACCAGCTATGCTTGCACGAGGCGCAACGGACCGTGCGGCCATCCGCGCCGATCGCCGTATCGGGGACCGTATAGCGTGTCCCGCACTCTGGGCAGGTCAGGATCATCTGATTTGGAAAACCCCATGTTTCGGATCGAACTGTAAACACGCAGCCGATTCAAGTTGCAAGCCTCTCGGCGGTAAGGGCTGTATTTGACGGCACAAGTCGCTTTACGCGGCGCGCGGCTCTGTGCGATGGCAACGCCGGGCAAAGGAGTGTCAGCGGTCAGCGATGACGAGCATTGTGCAGTTCGAAAATGTCGGCCTGCGCTATGGCACAGGCGCCGAAACGCTCTCGGATCTGAGCTTTTCGCTCCCCGAGGGCGCGTTTTGCGTGCTTACGGGGCCGTCGGGCGCGGGCAAGACCTCGCTGCTCCGGCTTCTGTATCTGGCGCAGCGCCCCAGCCGCGGGCTTATCCGCCTGTTCGGTGAGGATGTCGTTACCCTCCCCCGCGAAAAGCTGCCCGCGATGCGGCGGCGCATCGGCGTGGTGTTTCAGGATTTCCGGCTGGTCCCGCATCTTTCTGCCTTCGACAATATTGCGCTGCCGCTCCGCGTCATGGGGCAGAGCGAGCGCGAGATCGAGGCGCCGGTCAACGAGATGCTCGCCTGGGTCGGCCTGTCCGACCGCGCCTCCGCCCGCCCCGCGACGCTTTCGGGCGGCGAACAGCAGCGCGTGGCGATCGCGCGTGCGGTGATCGGGCGGCCCGATCTGCTCGTGGCCGACGAGCCGACGGGCAATGTCGATCCTGAAATGGCCGAGCGGCTGCTCCATCTGTTCGACGGGCTGAACAAGCTCGGCACCACCATCGTTGTCGCGACGCACGATATCCATCTCCTCAACCGCGTGCCGCGCGCGGCCTTGATGCGGCTCGATCGAGGCCGCGTGACCGACCCCACCGATGAGTTGCGCCATGCGCTCCGGTTGGAAGCGGGAACGCCGGCATGAGCTTCGGCCTCATCTCCAGCCGCGCCGATCGGCGCCTGCTGCCCGAAGGGCGGCTGGCGGGGCCGATGCCCTGGGTGATTGCGATCATGATGTTCCTGACCGCACTCGCGGCCGCCACGGGGCTTGGCCTTGGCGCGGCGGCGCGCACGATCGGCAATGATCTGTCGGGCAAACTCACCGTCCAGATCGTCGAGGCCAATCCCGATATCCGCGATGCGCAGGCGCAGGCGGTGGAACGCGTGCTGCGCGGGCAGGCCGATGTCACCGCGCTGCGCCGCGTGGGCGAGGCCGAGATGGCTGCGCTGCTCGAGCCCTGGCTGGGCGAAGCGGGGCTTTTGGGCGAAGACCTGCCCGTCCCCGCGCTCATCGATGTCAGCCTGCGCGACGGCGACGACAAGCGCGTCGAGGCGGTTGAGCAGGCGGTGCGCAAGGTGGCCCCCACCGCGCGGATCGATCGCCATGCCCGCTGGCTTGAACCGATCATCGCGCTCATCGGCTCGCTGCAATGGCTTGCGGCGGCGCTGGTCGGGCTGATGGCGGCGGCCACCGCCTCGATCGTGGTGCTCTCCGCGCGCGCCGCGCTCAACACGCACCGCGAAACGATCGACGTGCTCCACCTGATGGGGGCGACCGATCTCCAGATCACCCATCTGTTCCAGCGCCGCATCGCGCTCGATGCGCTGTTCGGCGGGCTTGTCGGGCTGATCGCGGCCTATGCCGTCATCCTGTTGCTGGGGGACAGGGTGCAGGCGATGGGATCGGACATGCTGGGCGCGGTCAGCTTGTCGGGGATCGACCGCGCGCTTATCCTCGCGCTTCCCTTTGCGGGCGCGCTTCTGGCAACCTTTGCCGCGCGCGTCACGGTCATCAAATCCTTGCGGAAAATGTTGTGATCAAGCGCCTGTTCTCGATTGTCCCTTTGATCTGGGCGCTGGGCTTTGCGGCGTTCGTCGTCTTCCTGCCGCGTCCGGCGGGCGATGTTGTCACCGATGGCGTCACCGCGCTCACCGGCGGGCCGGGGCGGATCGAGCGCGGGCTTGAGGTGATCGAACGCAACGAAGCCAAAAGACTGCTGATCTCGGGCGTCAACCGCAGCGTGAAGCGCAAGGAACTGGCGCATACGCTCGGCATCCCCGTCGAACGCCTCGAATGCTGCGTCGATCTTGGCCGCCAGGCGGTCGATACCCGCTCGAACGCGCAGGAAACCGCAAATTGGCTCAAGCGCCGCGGGTATAAAAGCGTGCGGCTCGTCACAACCGATTGGCATATGCGTCGCGCACGCTATGAACTGAGCCGGGCCGTGCGCGGCAAGGTGGTCATCGTCCCCGATGCCGTTCGCAGCCAGGCCAGTTTCTCGGTATTGTTCCGGGAATATCATAAATATCTGCTCAGCCATGCCGGCGCAGCCGTAGGATTGTGATGATTTTAGTTCGTTCGCTGCTGTTTGCGCTGATCTTCTATCCGGGGACGCTGGTCTATGTGCTCTCGGCGCTCGCCGTGGCGCCGTTCAGCGTAGCGATGCTGCGCAGCATTGCGCGCGGTTGGGCGGCGTTTCACCGCTGGTGCGCGGCGGTGTTCCTCGGTATTCGCGTCCGCATCGTCGGTACCGTTCCCGATCATCCGGTGCTGTTCGCGATCAAGCATGAATCGATGTTCGAGACGCTCGAGACGCTCATTCAGTTTCGCGATCCGGCGGTGCTGGTTAAAAAGGAACTGACGCAGATTCCGCTCTGGGGGAAGGTCGCGCTGCTCCACGGCGTCATCCCCATCGACCGTGAGGGCGGGGCCACCGCGCTGCGCCAGCTGGTGCGCCAGGCGCGCGCCGCGGCATCCGAAGGGCGTTCGCTCGTGATCTTTCCCGAAGGCACGCGCGTACCGCATGGCGAGCGGCCGGAGCTGCGCTCGGGCTTTGCCGCGCTTTACCGTCAGATCGGGCTGCCCGTCGTCCCCGTCGCGCTCGACAGCGGGCTCGTCTCGCCGCGCCGTACCTTCCTGAAGCGGCCGGGCGTCATCACCTTCCACTTTTGCGACGAAATCGCCCCGGGGCTCGATCGCCACACCGTCGAGGCGCGCGTGCACGCGGAAATCAACCGGCTCAATTCGGCCGGCTGAGTTCGGTCAGCGCACGGCATTTTCAGTCGTGATGGCGGCCGAAATCGGCGGCCGCATCGTCCTGCCCCTGTTCGATGATGCTGCGGCGGATCGTGCGCGTGCGCGAGAACAGATCGAACAGCTCGTCGCCCTTGTCCCAGCGGATCGCCCGTTGCAGCGCGCTCAGATCCTCCGAGAAGCGCTGGAGCATGTCGAGCACGGCATCCTTGTTGGACAGGAAGACGTCGCGCCACATCGTCGGGTCCGATGCCGCGATGCGCGTGAAGTCGCGAAAACCGCCCGCCGAATATTTGATCACTTCGGATTGGGTGACGGTTTCGAGGTCGGATGCCGTGCCCACGATCGTATAGGCGATGAGGTGCGGCAAATGGCTGGTGACCGCGAGCACCAGATCGTGGTGCTGCGGGTCCATTCGTTCGACATTGGCGCCCAGCCGCCGCCAGAACTCCTCGACGCGCACCGTGGCCGTTTCGCTGGCCTCTGCGGGCGGGGTGACGATGCACCAGCGCTGGTGAAACAGCGTCGCGAACCCGGCATCGGGGCCGCTATGCTCGGTCCCCGCCACCGGGTGCGCGGGGATAATGCACGCATTCGGAAGCGCTTCGCTGAGCGCGGCGAGCACGCTCGCCTTGCACGATCCGACGTCGCTCACGATCGCATCAGCCGGCAGATCGGCGGCAATCGCCTCGCCCGCCTTGCCCATCGCGCCCACGGGTACGCACAGGATCGCCAGATCGGCGTCGATCACCGCGCTACCGGCGGTGTCGGCAATGTCGTCGCACAGCGAAATCTCGCGCGCCCGCTCACGGACGGCCGGATCGGCGTCGTAACCGGTCACGCGCACCGTCGGCATATATTGGTGCACGGCCCGGGCGACCGACGATCCGATCAAGCCCAGCCCGATCACGGTAACGCGCGAAAATGGCAGCATCAGCCGGCAGCCTCGGCCAGTTCGCGCAGCGCGTCTGCAACGCCGCGGGTTTCTTCCTCGGTGCCGATGGTGATGCGCAGCCCGTGGCCAAGCCCCTGCCCCGGCAGCCAGCGCGTGATATAGCCGCGCTCCATCAGCCCGTTATACGCGGCCTCCGCGGTCAGCGGCCCCTCGAACAGGACGAGCAGGAAGTTCGCCTTGGACGGCACCGCGCGCAGCCCCTTATTGCCCAGCGATTCCACCTGTGCGGTGAACCAGGCCAGCCATTCGTCGTTATGCGCGCGGCTGCCGGCCACGAAATCATCGTCGGCAAAGGCGGCGATCGCGGCGTTCTGCCCGGCGGTCGTCACGTTGAACGGCGCGCGGATGCGGTGGAGCGCGTCGATGATCTCCGCCGAGGCATAGCCCCAGCCGATCCGCTCGGCGGCAAGCCCATAAATCTTGGAAAAGGTGCGCGTGACGAGCACGTTCGGCGCCGATACCGCAAGCGCAAGCCCGCCATCGTCGTCGGCTGCACCCAGATATTCGGCATAGGCCTGGTCGAGCACGAGGAGGACGTCGGCGGGAAGGCCGGCATGAAGCCGCGCGATCTCGGCGGCGGGGGTATAGGTGCCCGTCGGGTTGTTGGGATTGGCGACGAAGACGACGCGGGTGTTGGGCGTGACCGCGGCGAGCAGCGCGTCGACATCGGTCGCATAGTCCGTGTCGGGCGCGATCACCGGGGTGGCGCCCACGCGGCGCGTGGCGATTTCGTACACCGCAAAGCCATAGCGCACGAACAATACTTCATCGCCCACGCCGGCAAAGGCGCCGGCGGCGAGGTGCAGGATCTCGTCCGAACCGGTGCCATAGATGACGCGCGCGGGATCAAGACCGTATTTCGCGGCGATCGCTTCGCGCAGCGCTGCGGCACTGGCATCGGGATAGCGCGACAGATTGGCGCCCCCGGCCGCGAAGGCTGCCTCCGCATGCTGGCTGGTGCCAAGCGGATTTTCGTTCGACGAAAGCTTGGCGACCTTGCGGCCGTCAGCGGTGGTGGAACGACCGGGAACATAGGGTGCGATGCCCTTGATCCAGTCCTTGGGGCGCGGTGCTGTCATGGTCGCCGCCTTAGAGGATCGAGCGGCGCTTGGGCAAGCAATCGCTTATGGGGGTATGATCGTTCACCACGCGCGAAAAATCCATTCGCGCCCAGAACTTCCCCGGCCTAGAAGGCGGCCGTGTCCATCGAGCGCCTGACCCTTACCGATTTTCGTACCTATGCCGATGCGGTGCTCGCCCCCGGCCCCGAATTCGTGATCCTCACCGGCGAAAACGGCGCGGGCAAGACGAACGTGCTCGAGGCGGTGTCGCTGCTCGCCCCCGGCCGCGGTCTGCGGCGCGCGGCGCTCAGCGAAATGGCGCGCGATACCGGTCCCGGCGGCTTTGCGGTGGCGGCGCGGCTGGGGGACGGCGATCTCGGCACGGGCACCACCCCGCAGGCGCCCGAACGGCGGCTGGTGCGGATCAACGGGGCGGCGGCGGCGGCCACGCAATTGTCCGAATGGCTGTCGATCCTCTGGCTCACCCCCGCGATGGACCGGCTTTTCCTCGAAGGTGCCGGGGGACGGCGGCGCTTTGTCGACCGGCTGGTGCTGGCGCTCAATCCCGGCCATGCGGTGCATACCGCGCGCTATGAGGCGGCGATGCGCGCCCGCAACAAGCTGCTTGGCGCCGAGGGGCGCCCCGATGCCGCCTGGCTCACCGCGCTCGAGGCGCAGATGGCCGAACACGGCGCGGCGATCGCCGAGGCGCGGCGGGATACGGTACAGGCGCTGTGCGAACGCCTGGCCGAGGCCCCGCCCAGCATCTTCGCACGGCCAACCTTGGCGCTCGACGGTGGCAATATCGACGGGGCGGCGGCGTTCGCCGCCGATCTTGCGGCTTCGCGCGCGCGCGATACCGGCGCCGGGCGGGCGCTGGTCGGCCCGCACCGCAGCGATCTTGTCGTCACCCATGTCGCCAAGAACCAGCCCGCCGATCGTTGCTCGACCGGCGAGCAGAAGGCGCTTCTGCTCTCAATCGTGCTCGCGCATTCCGAACTCGTCGCCGATCGGCTGGGGCGGCGCCCGGTGCTGCTGCTCGACGAGGTGGCCGCGCATCTCGATCCCACCCGCCGCCAGGCGCTGTTCGACCGTTTGGGCGCGGCCGGTGGGCAGGTCTGGATGACGGGAACCGAGGATGCGCTGTTCGACGGCGTGCCTCCCTCCAGCACGCGCTTCAGGATTGCCGACGGGCATATTATATGATGCCCCTCTCCACTCGCCCCGCCGCCCGGTTCGGGCGCCGGTTTCGCTTGGGTTTTGCCAAGTGCTTCGCTATGGATTTCTGATGAGTAACGATCCCGCACAAAATCCGAATGCCAATGAATATGGTGCAGAGTCGATCAAGGTCCTGAAGGGCCTCGATGCGGTTCGCAAGCGGCCGGGCATGTATATCGGCGATACCGATGACGGCTCGGGCCTGCACCACATGGTGTTCGAAGTGTCGGACAACGCGATCGACGAGGCGCTGGCCGGGCATTGCGACCGGATCATCATCCAGCTCAACGCCGATGGCTCGGTCTCGGTCGAGGATAATGGCCGCGGGATTCCGACGGGCATCCACCCCGAAGAAGGCGTGTCCGCCGCCGAGGTGATCATGACCCAGCTCCACGCGGGCGGGAAGTTCGAGAACACCTCGGACGACAACGCCTATAAGGTGTCGGGCGGCCTGCACGGCGTGGGCGTCTCGGTCGTCAACGCGCTCTCCGAATGGCTCGATCTCAACATCTGGCGCGACGGCGAAGAGCATTATATGCGTTTCCGCCACGGCGATGCCGAGGCGCCGCTCAAGGTTATCGGCCCGGCCAATGGCAAGAAGGGGACGCGCGTCACCTTCCTCCCCAGCCCCGCCACCTTCAAGATCACCGAATTCGACTTTTCGAAGCTCGAGCATCGCTACCGCGAACTCGCCTTCCTCAACTCGGGCGTGCGGCTGTTCCTGGTCGATGCCCGGCACGAGGAAAAGGTAGAGCATGAACTGTTCTACGAAGGCGGCATCGGCGCGTTCGTGCAGTGGCTCGACCGCGCGAAGACCCCGCTTTTCGCCGATCCCATCGCGATTTCGAGCGAGCGTGACGGTATCGGCATCGAGGTCGCGCTCGAGTGGAACGACAGCTATTACGAAAACGTCCTCTGCTTCACCAACAACATCCCGCAGCGCGACGGCGGCACCCATCTCGCCGCCTTCCGCGCCGCGCTGACGCGCACGCTCAACGGCTATGCCGAGAAATCGGGGCTGCTGAAGAAGGAAAAGGTCGCGCTCACCGGCGACGACATGCGCGAAGGGCTGACCGCGATTGTCTCGGTCAAGCTGCCCGATCCCAAGTTCAGCTCGCAGACCAAGGACAAGCTCGTCTCGTCCGAGGTGCGCCAGCCGCTCGAAAGCCTGATGTCGGACAAGATGACCGAATGGCTCGAGGAAAATCCCGCGCACGCCAAGGCGATCATCCAGAAGGTGATCGACGCCGCCGCTGCGCGCGAAGCCGCCCGCAAGGCGCGCGAGCTTACCCGGCGCAAGGGGGTGATGGATATCGCCTCGCTCCCCGGCAAGCTTGCCGACTGCCAGGAACGCGATCCGGCCAAGTCCGAACTCTTCCTCGTCGAGGGTGACTCCGCAGGCGGTTCGGCCAAGCAGGGGCGCGATCGCCATTATCAGGCGATCCTCCCGCTCAAGGGCAAGATCCTTAACGTCGAGCGCGCGCGCTTCGATCGCATGCTCTCGTCGAAGGAAATCGGCACGCTCATCCAGGCGCTGGGCACCAGCATCGGCCGCGAGGATTTCAACCTCGAAAAGCTGCGCTACCACAAGATCGTCATCATGACCGACGCAGACGTCGACGGCGCGCATATCCGTACGCTGCTGCTTACCTTCTTCTATCGCCAGATGCCGCAGATCATCGAGGCGGGGCATCTCTACATCGCCCAGCCGCCGCTCTACAAAGTCTCGCGCGGCCGTTCCGAAGTCTATGTGAAGGATGACGGCGCGCTCGACGATTATCTCGTCGATGCCGGCCTGTCGGCGATGGTGCTCGAAACCAAGGGCGGGGCGCGCTCGGGCGCCGATCTGCGCGAACTGGTCGAACACGCGCGCCGCATGCGCACGCTGATGCGCTATATCCCGCGCCGCTTTAACCCCGCGATCGTCGAGGCGCTGGCACTGGCGGGCGCGCTCGCCCCCGACCTGCCGCTCGAACGCCGCGAAGAGGCGATTGCGCGCGTGGCTGACTGGCTTGGCGCAGCCGATCCCGAAGCGCGCTGGACGGGCCGGGTGACCGAAGATCGCGGCTATCAGCTCGAACGGCTGTGGCGCGGCGTGACCGATCACCACGCGATCGAAGCCAGCTTCCTTGGCAGCGCCGAGGCGCGCAAGCTCCACGGCTTGGCCAGCGAACAGGCCGAAGCCTATGCCTCGGCCTCGCGCCTCATCGCCTCGGCCAAGGCCGGTCAGCAGGGCGAGGACGGCGAAATCGCCGCGCTGAGCGAGGGCAAGGGCACGTCCGTGTCGCGCCCGTCCGAACTGCTCGAGGCGATCCTCGCCTCCGGGCGCAAGGGCCTGTCGATCCAGCGCTACAAGGGTCTTGGCGAAATGAACGCCGAGCAGCTCTGGGAAACCACGCTCGATCCGCAGAACCGCTCGCTCCTCAAGGTCGAGATCGCCCAGGCCGACGTCGCCGACGAGATCTTCACCCGCCTGATGGGCGACGTCGTCGAACCGCGCCGCGAATTCATCCAGGAAAACGCGCTGAGCGTGGCAAATCTCGACGTCTGAAGCATGAAGCGGATGGTAGGCCGTTTCATAAAAGAGAGAAATGTTTCAGAGAAAGTGAGAAACGAAGCTCGCTGGTTACAGGGGCGCTTGCGAAAATGAGTAAATTACAAGTTATATTCATTTTTTCATTGATGATGATTTCGCAAATTTTATTTGAAATTTATGGGGATCTTGTACCCTCATTCGTGAGGGTGATTGCACCTGCCTCAATTGTGCTCTTGGTCCATTTCATGGGAAAAGGAATGGCGATTAAATAAAAAGTCGTGGGGGAGCGTCTGGGTCGGTGCGCGCAAACACGTCCACTTCGGGGCACTGACCGAGACGGGTAGCGTCGTTTCTTGTGATGGCTGCGGGCAATCACTCTGCAGCTATTTAGTTTTCGCGAATCTATTATCAGCCCTTCCCGACATGTGCCATTTTGCCGACGCCGCGCGGAAAGCCGTGCCGCACGGATGGTGAAGATCCGTACACCAACATTCTCAGAAACATTTTGTTACATGAATTGAAAGCATTAGCGGCTTTGCGCGCGTGCGCTCCGCCCGCGTGCGCCGGTGGTGATTCCTAACCTCCTATAATGACAGTGCTTTTCTAACGTCCCGAAAAGAGGACTTTCATGCGCTTTGTCACTTCGTCGGGGCTTGCCCTGATCGCATTCCTATTGCCTGTCGCCGCTGCGGCTGAGACTGCCGCCGACACCCCCGAATTCACCGTTTCCGGCGCCGCTACCATCGTCAGCGATTATCGCTTTCGCGGCGTTTCGCTGACCGGGAAGGATCCCGCCGTCCAGGCTACGATCAACCTCGCCCATGAAAGCGGCGTCTATATCGGCGCCTGGGGATCGTCGATCGACATGGGCGACCGCTACGGCGCCACCGAAATCGATTTCTATGCGGGCTGGGCGGGGAGCATCGCCCCGCGCACCGATCTCGACATGGCGGTCGCCTATTACAGCTATCCCGGCGGCAGCGGCCCCGGAAAGATCGAATTTTTCGAGACCAGTGCCAAATTGTCGCACGATCTGGGCCCGCTCCGCACGACGCTGGGCATGAACTATAGCTGGGATCAGGCCGCGCTTGGCGACGACAATCTCTATCTTTACGGCGAAGCTGCCGCCTCCATTCCGGGGACGCCGCTCACATTGAAGGCGCGTGGCGGCCGCACCCGGGGCGCGCTCAGCCCCCGCGCCGGCAGCTATCATGACTGGTCGCTTGGCGCCGATGCGGGCTTCGGGCCGATCACGGTCGGCCTTGCCTATGTCGATACCGATCTCGGCCGCGGTGCCCGCGCCGATGGTGCTGCGCTGCTGTCCATCAGCGCCGCCTTCTGACCCTTTCTGCTGGAGCGATTACAATGAAAGAGCTTTTCAGTCGCATGCATATCGCAGGCAAGCTGATGACGGTCGCCGGGCTGGCGATCGCAACGCTGCTCCTGCTTGGGTTCACCGCCGTGGTTCTGCAGACCCGGTCGGCGGTCGGTGCCCTTTCCGATGAATCCGCGATCGCGCAGGCCGATGCCGAGGGCAATCAAGTCAAGGCCGATATCGCCGCTTTCGAAGCGACCGCACGCGCCATGGCCTCGGCGCTTGGCAAGCTGCACGCCGATGGTGCGCGCGACCGCAGCGTCGCGCTCACCGTGCTCAAGACCGATCTTCTTGAATCGAAGATGGCGCTGGGCAGCTGGACGATGATCACCCCCGATCAATGGGATGGTCCCGATGCCGCAAAGATCGGTTCGGCCGGTTCGAACCGGCACGGCAATTTCACCCCCTATTGGGTGAAGAGCAGCACCGGCGCGCTCAATCAGGTGCCGATTGACGAGGAAGGGGCCTATGAAAAGCCCTATTTCCGCACCGCGTTCGAAAGCGGCGAAGGCGCGATCGTCGATCCGTACAGCTTCGACGTCGACGGCAAGAGCGTGATGATGACGTCGATCGCGCATCCTGTGCGCTCGGGCGATAGCGTGATCGGTGCCGCCGGGGTCGATATGGAACTGAGCAGCGTGTCCGAACGCCTCGGCGCGCTCAAGCCCTTCGGCACCGGCCGGGTCATGCTGCTGTCGGGCACCGGCGCCTGGGTGGCGAACCCCGATCCGGCGGCGCTCGGCAAACCCTATGCCGATCCGGGGCTTGAAGAGGTCAAGGCCGCGCTCGCCAGCGGCGAAACGCGCGTGCTCCCCAATCTCGATATCGACGGGGTGGCCATGCGCCGCGTGATCCGGCCGATCGCGCTCGATGGGCTCAACGCCACCTGGGGCCTGGTGCTCGACGTTCCCGAAGCGACGATTGCCGCGCCGGCGCGTGAAATGGCGTGGCAGCTTGTCATCGGCGGCTTGCTGATCGTCGGCGCGGTGCTTGCCAGCCTCTTTTATGCCGCGCGCAACATCATCGGGCGCCCGATGGCGGGGCTCAGCGACGCGGTCGACCGGCTGGCCAAGGGTGAGGATTGCACGATCCCGCAGCTCGAGCGTCAGGACGAAATCGGCACGATGGCGCGCGCGGCGGATGTCTTCCGTCTGGCGGCGGCCGAACGCGCCGAGGCGGATCACCGCGCGGCCGAGGAACAGCGTGTCGTCACCAGCGCGGTCGGCGCGGGGCTCGATGCACTCACCCATGGCAATCTCACCGCCGAGATCACCGCACCCTTCCCCTCGGGCTATGCCGCGCTCAAGGAGAATTTCAACGCGGCGCTCGGCGAGTTGCGCCGGATGATCGGCGCGGTCGCGCACAGCGCGGGCGGCATCCGCTCGGGCTCGCAGGAAATCGCGCAGGCCTCCGAAGACCTGGCCCGCCGCACCGAAGCCAATGCGGCGAGCCTTGAGGAAACCTCGGCCGCGCTCGTCCAGATCGATCAGCGCCTCAAGGCCTCGGCGCAGGCCGCGTCGCAGACCGTGCGCCGCGCGGACGAAGCGCTCGAAACCGTCACCAGCGGCCGTGCGGTTGCCGGTGAGGCGGTGCAGGCGATGGACCGGGTGAGCGAAAGCGCCAAGGGCATCGATCAGGTGATCGAAGGCGTCGACAAGATCGCCTTCCAGACCCGCGTCCTTGCGATGAACGCGGCGGTCGAAGCCGGCCGTGCGGGCGATGCGGGCCGTGGCTTCGCAGTCGTCGCTGATCTCGTCTCGGCGCTCGCGATGCGTGCTGAGGAAGAGGCCAAGCGCGCGCGCGATCAGCTCACCGTGACGCAGACCGACATCGTCACCGCGGTCGATGCCGTCCAGCGCGTCGACGGGGCGTTCGAAACCATTTCGGGCGGGGTGTCCGAAGTGCACATGCTGCTCGGCCAGATGGCCGAGGACAATCAGGTCCAGTCGTCGGCGATCACCCAGATCAGCGTGGCGGTGACGACGATGGACCAGTCGACCCAGCAGAACGCCGCGATGGTCGAGGAAACCTCCGCCGCCGCGCGCAACCTCACCACCGAGGCGGTCGCGCTCAACGATCAGGCCGCGCGCTTCGATACGGGTGCCGCGCAGACCGCGCCCCGGCTGTCCTCGGCGGCCTGATCCGCCGGGCAAACAGCCCAAGATCGTGCAGGCGCCCGCGGTTCGGTCAGGTCCGATCCGCGGGCGTTTTGATTATAGCGCCGGGGCCGGTGTCGCTGGCGATGTGCGGTATTTGCCGAACCAGTCGAGGATCGCCGAAGCCTTGGCCGCCGATTGCGACGGGCGCGCCGCGATTCCGCCGTGGCTGGCGCCGGGGATCTTCACCAGCGCGGTGGGCACGCCGCGCAGCTGGAGCGCCGAATAATATTGCTCGGACTCGCTCACCGGCGTGCGGTAATCCTCGCTGCCGACGACGACGAGCGTCGGGGTCTGCACATTGCCGACCAGCGACAGCGGCGAGCGGTTCCAGAACGCCATCGGGTCTTCCCACGG is part of the Sphingomonas sp. C3-2 genome and harbors:
- a CDS encoding TorF family putative porin, which codes for MRFVTSSGLALIAFLLPVAAAAETAADTPEFTVSGAATIVSDYRFRGVSLTGKDPAVQATINLAHESGVYIGAWGSSIDMGDRYGATEIDFYAGWAGSIAPRTDLDMAVAYYSYPGGSGPGKIEFFETSAKLSHDLGPLRTTLGMNYSWDQAALGDDNLYLYGEAAASIPGTPLTLKARGGRTRGALSPRAGSYHDWSLGADAGFGPITVGLAYVDTDLGRGARADGAALLSISAAF
- the recF gene encoding DNA replication/repair protein RecF (All proteins in this family for which functions are known are DNA-binding proteins that assist the filamentation of RecA onto DNA for the initiation of recombination or recombinational repair.) produces the protein MSIERLTLTDFRTYADAVLAPGPEFVILTGENGAGKTNVLEAVSLLAPGRGLRRAALSEMARDTGPGGFAVAARLGDGDLGTGTTPQAPERRLVRINGAAAAATQLSEWLSILWLTPAMDRLFLEGAGGRRRFVDRLVLALNPGHAVHTARYEAAMRARNKLLGAEGRPDAAWLTALEAQMAEHGAAIAEARRDTVQALCERLAEAPPSIFARPTLALDGGNIDGAAAFAADLAASRARDTGAGRALVGPHRSDLVVTHVAKNQPADRCSTGEQKALLLSIVLAHSELVADRLGRRPVLLLDEVAAHLDPTRRQALFDRLGAAGGQVWMTGTEDALFDGVPPSSTRFRIADGHII
- a CDS encoding methyl-accepting chemotaxis protein, with product MKELFSRMHIAGKLMTVAGLAIATLLLLGFTAVVLQTRSAVGALSDESAIAQADAEGNQVKADIAAFEATARAMASALGKLHADGARDRSVALTVLKTDLLESKMALGSWTMITPDQWDGPDAAKIGSAGSNRHGNFTPYWVKSSTGALNQVPIDEEGAYEKPYFRTAFESGEGAIVDPYSFDVDGKSVMMTSIAHPVRSGDSVIGAAGVDMELSSVSERLGALKPFGTGRVMLLSGTGAWVANPDPAALGKPYADPGLEEVKAALASGETRVLPNLDIDGVAMRRVIRPIALDGLNATWGLVLDVPEATIAAPAREMAWQLVIGGLLIVGAVLASLFYAARNIIGRPMAGLSDAVDRLAKGEDCTIPQLERQDEIGTMARAADVFRLAAAERAEADHRAAEEQRVVTSAVGAGLDALTHGNLTAEITAPFPSGYAALKENFNAALGELRRMIGAVAHSAGGIRSGSQEIAQASEDLARRTEANAASLEETSAALVQIDQRLKASAQAASQTVRRADEALETVTSGRAVAGEAVQAMDRVSESAKGIDQVIEGVDKIAFQTRVLAMNAAVEAGRAGDAGRGFAVVADLVSALAMRAEEEAKRARDQLTVTQTDIVTAVDAVQRVDGAFETISGGVSEVHMLLGQMAEDNQVQSSAITQISVAVTTMDQSTQQNAAMVEETSAAARNLTTEAVALNDQAARFDTGAAQTAPRLSSAA
- the gyrB gene encoding DNA topoisomerase (ATP-hydrolyzing) subunit B; this encodes MSNDPAQNPNANEYGAESIKVLKGLDAVRKRPGMYIGDTDDGSGLHHMVFEVSDNAIDEALAGHCDRIIIQLNADGSVSVEDNGRGIPTGIHPEEGVSAAEVIMTQLHAGGKFENTSDDNAYKVSGGLHGVGVSVVNALSEWLDLNIWRDGEEHYMRFRHGDAEAPLKVIGPANGKKGTRVTFLPSPATFKITEFDFSKLEHRYRELAFLNSGVRLFLVDARHEEKVEHELFYEGGIGAFVQWLDRAKTPLFADPIAISSERDGIGIEVALEWNDSYYENVLCFTNNIPQRDGGTHLAAFRAALTRTLNGYAEKSGLLKKEKVALTGDDMREGLTAIVSVKLPDPKFSSQTKDKLVSSEVRQPLESLMSDKMTEWLEENPAHAKAIIQKVIDAAAAREAARKARELTRRKGVMDIASLPGKLADCQERDPAKSELFLVEGDSAGGSAKQGRDRHYQAILPLKGKILNVERARFDRMLSSKEIGTLIQALGTSIGREDFNLEKLRYHKIVIMTDADVDGAHIRTLLLTFFYRQMPQIIEAGHLYIAQPPLYKVSRGRSEVYVKDDGALDDYLVDAGLSAMVLETKGGARSGADLRELVEHARRMRTLMRYIPRRFNPAIVEALALAGALAPDLPLERREEAIARVADWLGAADPEARWTGRVTEDRGYQLERLWRGVTDHHAIEASFLGSAEARKLHGLASEQAEAYASASRLIASAKAGQQGEDGEIAALSEGKGTSVSRPSELLEAILASGRKGLSIQRYKGLGEMNAEQLWETTLDPQNRSLLKVEIAQADVADEIFTRLMGDVVEPRREFIQENALSVANLDV